In Nicotiana tabacum cultivar K326 chromosome 21, ASM71507v2, whole genome shotgun sequence, one DNA window encodes the following:
- the LOC107790088 gene encoding large ribosomal subunit protein eL20z-like, translating to MSEDSKDSHHHHHHFLPHHHHHHREGDQPPPPPPEYGTFQAPSNYPPPQPVIGFPQPVPPPGATASSPEYYAHGYQAVPGYIAPDPEGRPEREHRLPCCGIGLGWFLFIIGFFLAGIPWYLAAFVLLCAQIDPREKPGYITCTIAAVLATFVLIFGLSKT from the exons ATGAGTGAAGACAGCAAGGACAGTCATCACCATCACCACCACTTCCtaccccaccaccaccaccaccaccgtgAAGGAGACCAACCACCGCCTCCTCCCCCTGAATATGGAACTTTTCAAGCACCTTCCAATTACCCACCGCCTCAACCGGTGATCGGTTTTCCTCAGCCAGTCCCTCCGCCGGGCGCCACCGCATCATCACCTGAATATTATGCTCATGGTTATCAGGCTGTTCCAG GTTATATTGCTCCTGATCCTGAGGGAAGACCTGAAAGAGAGCATCGTCTTCCTTGCTGCGGTATTGGTCTTGGCTGGTTCTT GTTCATAATTGGTTTCTTTCTTGCTGGAATCCCTTGGTATCTTGCTGCTTTCGTCCTACTTTGTGCACAAATTGATCCTCGAGAGAAACCAGGATATATTACATGCACCATTGCT GCTGTTCTTGCTACTTTTGTCCTCATATTTGGTCTGTCGAAGACTTGA